atatatttttaaagaagcagaTTAGCGTATTTCCCATAGGCTTCTGCCATCTGAAGAGAGCCCTGGAGACACAGCCCTCTGTCCTCCCGCTGGGCTGTCGCCCTCCTTGGCCCATGGCTGAGCCCCAAGACCAGCCAGGGAGGGCTGTTTGCCGGGGCCTCCACCAGCCTCAGCCCCCCAGGCCTTTCCTGCACCCGGTCCCCCTGCAGGGCCCGCTCCTCTCCACACCTCCAGGTGTAATAACTTCAGGCCATTCTCAGCCAGCCGGCGCAGATGCCACAGACAGACAGCTGGGGTCTGCGCGCCCTCTATCCCATCACCCTTCCTCGCTCCCACCGTCCCTCCCACCCATTCTTCTGCATTCACCCACCAGCTggctcctcctttcttctctctcctccttcctttccctcattttatgttttttgtccAGCCCATTGCCAGAGATTCTGAAGTACATTCCTTTCCCTGtctgaaaataacatttttttgaaTCCGTGCTATGTGTCACGCTCATGTACAGTTACTCGTTTAATCCTTACAAATTCTGACGGGTGCTTATCTTCATCCTCATTTTATGGAGAAATGGGTTGGTTAATCAATGAGTCCCAAGCTTCAGGGTCAAATGGCCCCGCCTGGATTTTAGCCACACCTCCTGCCTGCTGGACCACTTCTCTACACTGCCCCCCAGTGGCCGAGCTCAGTGCTGCGGGGAAACTAGGTCCCTCCTGGCATGTTTCCCTCTTGGTACAGAGGCCCTTTATGGAAGGCTGAGCATCTTGGGGGTATCTAAGTCTAGAGGACTGATGCCTTGGTGGCTGCCTGACGGATGGGCTCCCTCTCCCCGTTAAGTCCCCAAAGATGCTTCTGAGTGCTGTTCAATTGGAGACCTTGGTGGTTGAGGGCAGGGGGTTTTTGGAAACTGCCCTGGTTTGGAGGTCCTGAGGGGCTGGGTATGAGCACAGGACACCCTAGAGGATGAGCCTTGTCCCCAGCCCAGTTCAGTGCCCACctagcaggcaagggggagggaagCCAGGGATCCTGCCTGGGGAGTGTGCAGTGCAGAGCAGAGGTTTTACAGGACTGCCCTTCTGCCACTGAGTCCACCCTTCTCCAGGTTCGGAGGGGGCCTTCCCCAGCTTCCAGGCCCACGCCTGTTCCCTCCCCACTAGGTGCTGGGGTCCTCTAGGCGGCAGGCAGGAACGGTGGCTGGTTAGCCTGACTCTCCCAGACCCTCCAGGTGGGCTCTCACTGCCCCCATCATCCTGTGGCCTCCCCAGACCTCCCTCAAGTCACCCAGCGTTTCCTGGGGCACCTCCAGCCCCAATCCGTGAACAGGGCCTTCCTCCCCGGTTTTGCCGAGGACAAGAAGCAAAGCACaagttcagaaaataatttaatagagAAACAAGAGTTAGATTCTTTACATCCAGCCTCCTGCAGGGAAGACAAACTCTTGCGCCAGGGAGGCATTGAGCAGAGGGTTACAAATCACAAACAccctctaattttttaaaaagaaaccccaAATAACTCTAGGTGTGTACATTCGTCTCCAGATTAAAGTCCTTTGTCCTCCTAAAGGCCCATGTTAGAGGCTGAGATCCTGGCAGTGGCACTGGAAAGATGGGGAGACCTAGGaccagagaggggaagggcttGCCTGGGGCCCCACACTGGAACAGTAGCAGTGTCGGACCTAGAACCATGTCCCCTAGATTGCTGGCTCCCCCAAAGCTTGATGGGTCAGGCAGCACCTAGGTCTCCCCTTCCCAGGCCAGGAACAGTTCTAAGGCAAACGGAGGGTGCTCCCCAAAGAGAGATTGAGGGATGGCGGTAAGAGGGATGGAGACTTTGGACCCTTCCCCATGGGCCCCCTGGGCCAAGGCAGGAACAAGGCATGGGTTTCTCAAAATTGCCCCACCCCTGCAAAGTATATTATTTCCCTGCTTGAAGGATTATCTTAAATACTGAGAGGGTAGGTTGGGGTCAACTCCCAGGAGGACTGGTGACTTTGTGGGGCTGAGTGCATATGTGGGAGGGACCTTTCTGGTGTAAGGAAGGGGGTACGCTGCAATACAGGCTTccaggaagggcagggcaggcacaGCGTGCGGCTGCCCACTGGCAGGGAGGGCGCAAGAGCAGAACTGCCCTGCAGGGGCCCCCTGCCCTCTTTATCAGAGCAAACACAGAAAAGCCTGATGCCCCAAATCCACAGGCTCAGGACCCAGCAACCACCAAGTAACAAAAGTCACATGAAAGAAACCTTCCCGGAGTTCTGCTCTCCTCCGAGTGCTCCCGGCACACAACCTGGGCCGTCAGACCCTCTTCTGGGGACGACTATCCTGAGGGGGGCTGGGCACCCTGGCATGTGGGGGCTCTCGGAGATGCCTGTCCAGGAAGCCTGCTCTGCAGGATTCTGGGCGTTGGCATGGGAGTGTCCCCCAGCTCCAGTCATCCatccagtcatcttctggggtcaCTGCAGGGAGCAGGCTGTgaagggggaagggggaagggtcAGTCTCAGGTTCTGACAAAAGCAGCAAAAACCACAGCCCTCACCCCTCCTCGGACGGAGGATGGGACCCCAGGGCGGGACTCACAGCCTCGAACAGACTCCAGAAGCCCCTCTTTGTCCAGGGTCTCAGCTTCCCAGTGAGACTCCCTCACCTGCGGGACACAAAGGCAgcacgggggtggggggctgagaGACAGCCAGAGACAGGCAACCGGGGGCACAAGGGACAGAGACAGTCATGCAGCCAGAGGCTAGAGGGAGACGCACACGAGGggagctgggtggggtggggtggggagcagacgGCCACAGGCAGAGCACCGCAGAACCCACACAGCCTCACACCGATGGGCCCCCCACGTGCCCACCTTGACCTGCTCCTTCAGGTATTCAGCTCGAGCCATGAGGTTCTGGACCTgccatggggggtggggaggtggggcatCCCGAGCGAGCGCCTGCTCACCCCTGATGCTCTCTGAACCTTCCGCCCTGTCCTGACACCCTCCCTCTGAGTCCCTTATCTGCCCCCTTCTCCAGGAAGCTCTCCACACTGAAATGGCCCCCAAGGTTCCGCTGCTGGGTTTCCAGGTCCTGTGTGCCCCACTGCCCTGACCTAACCAAGCCCAGGGGCCCATGCGGCCACTGACTTGCCAAGCCTGAGGTCCGATTCCCAGGCTGAGGAGGTCCCCCCAGACAGAGCAGGGTCAAAGGGgatcccagcccagcccctcccagcccagtgGGTACCTCGGTGTGAAGCAGCTCCCGCCTCCGGCCCGGGGGCTCCGCTGCAAGGACAAGGAGGGCACACGGTGACGCCAGGGCAGCAGGGGCCCAGGCGCGTGCCGACGAGGGGCCTCACctgccagcagcagcagcagttcGGCCAGGCCCTGCTGGTACAGGTCCAGCGCATCCTGCTCCCCACCGGCCTCCTCCTCCTGCGGCCACAAGGACTCCGGGTCAGTGAGGGTCACGTCACGCCAGGCTCCTCACCCGGACACCCTGTGCTCGGTACACACCTTGGCTGTGGCAGCTGCAGCTACTTCCAGGGCAGCCAGGAGGCGCGGCTTGTCACAGGCCATCCCTGGGATGAGGGGCGGAGGCTCGGGGTGAGAGGCAGCCTGTTTATCTGGTCTCAGGAAGGCCACCCCAGCGTGCCCCCCGCCACAGGCTGCAGGGAAGCAGCTAGGGTGCCAGGCCAGAAACCGGGCCCACCTTTGAGCAGGTCCCGGGCAGAGGTTCCCTGCCTCTGCAGGGCCCGACTGGAGGAGATGATGGCCTTGAGCTCCTCGGCCCGAGACACATACTGCCCCACCTGTGCGGGGCGAAGGGCTGAGGAGGGGCTGTCCCGCCCCGCCCCACTCCCCAGCACCCCCCTCCAAGTTCTCCCTCCGCCCCTCAGTGACTGCCCCCAGCTGTAATGTCACGGGCAACTGAGGCTGGCCTGCCcccttcccaggagaggaagttTCGGTTCTGAGAGCCAGTCCCCGGAGTCCCGGGAGTCCCCCATCCCTCAGACATTCCTTCAGGGGACTCCCACTCACCCACCTTTGCCTTAATCGCCTCCTTCCTCTGGGTATCCACCTCATCTGTAGAAAGTGGGGGTTTACAAGAGTCTGGGGTGGGGGAACCCTGTGCCACACCAAAGCTTTCAGAATCTCCAAAAGCATGAAGTTCCGGATTTGCCCTCTGCCTTGTCTCCCACAGATCTGGATGGCAGGCTGCCTCTGGAATCCGGGCACTGCAGCTCTGCCGGCCACCCCCTTCCGCGCCCAGGGGCCCCAGGTGCTCACAGCGGAGGGCAGGCACGAAGAAATCCAGGGCCTTGCAGTAGAGGGAGAAAGCGGCCGCAGCGTCCCCTGCGTGGTCCTTCTCCACAGCCTGCACTGCCAGGGCGGTCTGGGGGGCGGGCAGGCCGGAGTCAAGCGCCCCCCCATGCTCCCCACGAAGGGAGAAGAGCAAGTTCCCTGTCCCTGCCAAGTCACCCCTCGCCACTGTAAGGGGCAGAGGAGACCCCCAAGCCGCCCTGGCCCCAGCCCATCCCCGCCGGCCTGCTCACTGCTCGCGCCAGGCTCTCCCCGCTGGGCATGTGCACCAGGTCCACCCAGGGGTGTGCGAAGAAGTCCTGGAAGGAGATGCGGCGGCTGGGGTCCCGCTCCAGGAGCCGCTGCAGCAAGTCCCGGCAGTCTCGGGAGAGCGGGGGCCGCAGAGGGAgctgtgggggagggtggggcaggggacgGACCACACTGGGCTCCGAcaccccagcccccagtcccGAGGCCTGCAGGACCACCCTGTCTTGTCCTGGGACACTTCAGAGGTACATGCTTGGCAGGTGGAGAATCTGACGCCCAGGAGGAAGTGACAGGTCAAGGTGACGGAGCCAGTGCAGAGCCTGCCGAAGGTTCGTGCCCACACCCTCCACGCAACACCCTGCTATCCCAGAACCCCGTTTACGGGTCCTGCCCCCCTCCCTGGTCAGGACGGACCTGGGTCTGCTTTGGCCCTCTCTTCCCCCTGTTGTGGGATGTGGCCCCTGGAAGGGCACAGGGCTTCAGGGACCAGTCTAGAGCACCCCAGGCTGTGCAGGTGGCAGTGAGGTCTCCGGTCTCCATCCTCAGGCTGTGATTCCCTCTGCCCCCAAGGGGTGCCGAGGCCCTGCTAGACTCACCTCAATAACTCGGGTGCTCCGAATCTTCTCCTCCAGCTCTATGAACGACCTGGAAGCAAAGGGGGGCTGCCCGAAGAGGGCTTCTgtggaggagaggcagagagcaggctgGGGTGGAGAGGGTCAAGCATGGCCTTGCCCAGTCCTGGGGAGAGGGTCTGGCACCCCTCAGAACAGGAGCCTTAGGCCAGTAGAGTCAGCATTCTCATTAGAGCCTTTCAGGAGGGGCCCCCAGAGGCCTTGCCTCAGGACACACAATGCAGGCCTCTGGCAAAGGGGCAGGGAAAGGAGCCCTCACCATACAGGATGACCCCCACGGACCAGAGGTCCACACGGGCGTCGTACTGCCGCTGACACACCATCTCAGGGGCCATGTAGAGCGGGGAGCCACGGAGCACATGCTTCTCATCCCACGGGGACATGTGTTGTGCAAAGCCGAAGTCTGCGGGTGACAGGCCAGGCGGCAGAGCTCAAACCCCGGCTGCTTCTGCTCCCGGCTTTCAAAGGCTCACCCTGGGCTCCGGCGTGGGCTCCTTGCCGCGCCCCGGACTCGCCAGGATCAGTCCCACTTCCCAGCCCTTGCTCGTGCTGTTTCTCTCCCTGCTGGCCTAGAACCTTCCTACATCTTCCTCTGCAGGCACAAACCCCACTCATCCCACACAGCACCCCCTCAGGTACCTTTTCCCAGGGAGCACTTTGCTCACAGCCGCTATGAGGATAAGAACGTGCCAGGTTAGAAGCCTCCCTGCCTCACCAAGCTCGGCTTTCACCCCACTTCCAGTCTCCATCCGCACGCTGTCTCTCAATGCTCAAGTCAATGCCCCTCCAAATCCTAGCAGGGCCACAACCAcccccctccccatgccccccaacaCTGCCACAGAAAGAGTTGTAGTTTGACCCTGACCCCAGACTGAGCCCAAGTTCCGACCATCCACTGCTGGAGTTCGGTGTGGGTAGCCCGAGAAAGGTCCTACCTTTCGGCGATGGGGCCCATCCCTGGATCTCCCAGCCTGGCCTTGTTTGATGACTGAACAGAGGGCTACGTGACAGACAAGGAGCCCAGGCGGAGGGAGCCTCTGCGCACGCATCCCCAAACCTCATCCCTGCTGTTCCAGACTCACACCTGCCAGTTTAAGGTGGGGCTTCTCCAAGGAGCTCAACAGAATGTTCTGTGGCTTCAGATCCAGGTGAGAGATGTTCCGTTCATGCAGAAACTGCAGGGCACTAGCTGGGGAATAGGACCCACACAGAGAACCAAGTCAGCAGAGCCCGTCTCCCACCTGCGTCTTGCCTCCCCAGGCCGGCATGTGCCTCTTCGACCCAGCACAGCCCCAGTTCTGGCCCGACTGGTCTCCTGAATGTTTTACATGCAAGTGCCAGGTTCCTGCCACATCTAAGAATCtgcacctcacccccaccccaagtgccttccttcctcctttgggCCTCTTCACAAGTCTTCCCTCTTTCTAGAAGCGTCTCTGGATGCACCAGCCCTTTGGGCTCTTGCTCCTTCTGCAGGTAAAGCACTTGGGCACTACCCATTGGGCCCTGGAATGTTCTACGAGGTGCTTTTATGTTCCACATGGGAAAATCTGGGCTTACCACAGATGGGGGCTCCTCCCTGTCACAGCAGCCTTAAGCCAGGGATGGGCACAGAGGAAAGATGGGGCCCTAAAAATCCAAGCTGTGGCCAGGAGGCAACTACTGAGAATGCCAGGGCCCTAAGCCTGGGGCAGGGGTCGGGTGGGGAGCAGAGATCATAAGTAGGGGTATCAGGCCGGGGTCAGAGACTTTTACCCAACTGCTGCATGAAAACTTGAGCCACCTTCTCCGGAAGAATCCTACGGGTATGGATGAAGCGGGACAGGTCACCCCCCGCACAGAACTCCATGATGAGGTAGATGTGGTCACTGTCCCactgtgggcagaggcagagaggcagcGTGAAGA
This is a stretch of genomic DNA from Manis javanica isolate MJ-LG chromosome 8, MJ_LKY, whole genome shotgun sequence. It encodes these proteins:
- the ULK3 gene encoding serine/threonine-protein kinase ULK3 isoform X2; this encodes MAGPGWGPPRLDGFILTERLGSGSYATVYKAYAKDTREVVAIKCVAKKSLNKASVENLLTEIEILKGVRHPHIVQLKDFQWDSDHIYLIMEFCAGGDLSRFIHTRRILPEKVAQVFMQQLASALQFLHERNISHLDLKPQNILLSSLEKPHLKLADFGFAQHMSPWDEKHVLRGSPLYMAPEMVCQRQYDARVDLWSVGVILYEALFGQPPFASRSFIELEEKIRSTRVIELPLRPPLSRDCRDLLQRLLERDPSRRISFQDFFAHPWVDLVHMPSGESLARATALAVQAVEKDHAGDAAAAFSLYCKALDFFVPALRYEVDTQRKEAIKAKVGQYVSRAEELKAIISSSRALQRQGTSARDLLKGMACDKPRLLAALEVAAAATAKEEEAGGEQDALDLYQQGLAELLLLLAAEPPGRRRELLHTEVQNLMARAEYLKEQVKVRESHWEAETLDKEGLLESVRGSCSLQ
- the ULK3 gene encoding serine/threonine-protein kinase ULK3 isoform X1, whose protein sequence is MAGPGWGPPRLDGFILTERLGSGSYATVYKAYAKKDTREVVAIKCVAKKSLNKASVENLLTEIEILKGVRHPHIVQLKDFQWDSDHIYLIMEFCAGGDLSRFIHTRRILPEKVAQVFMQQLASALQFLHERNISHLDLKPQNILLSSLEKPHLKLADFGFAQHMSPWDEKHVLRGSPLYMAPEMVCQRQYDARVDLWSVGVILYEALFGQPPFASRSFIELEEKIRSTRVIELPLRPPLSRDCRDLLQRLLERDPSRRISFQDFFAHPWVDLVHMPSGESLARATALAVQAVEKDHAGDAAAAFSLYCKALDFFVPALRYEVDTQRKEAIKAKVGQYVSRAEELKAIISSSRALQRQGTSARDLLKGMACDKPRLLAALEVAAAATAKEEEAGGEQDALDLYQQGLAELLLLLAAEPPGRRRELLHTEVQNLMARAEYLKEQVKVRESHWEAETLDKEGLLESVRGSCSLQ
- the ULK3 gene encoding serine/threonine-protein kinase ULK3 isoform X3 yields the protein MAGPGWGPPRLDGFILTERLGSGSYATVYKAYAKKDTREVVAIKCVAKKSLNKASVENLLTEIEILKGVRHPHIVQLKDFQWDSDHIYLIMEFCAGGDLSRFIHTRRILPEKVAQVFMQQLASALQFLHERNISHLDLKPQNILLSSLEKPHLKLADFGFAQHMSPWDEKHVLRGSPLYMAPEMVCQRQYDARVDLWSVGVILYEALFGQPPFASRSFIELEEKIRSTRVIELPLRPPLSRDCRDLLQRLLERDPSRRISFQDFFAHPWVDLVHMPSGESLARAVSRPPWQCRLWRRTTQGTLRPLSPSTARPWISSCLPSAMRWIPRGRRRLRQRWGSMCLGPRSSRPSSPPVGPCRGREPLPGTCSKGWPVTSRASWLPWK